Genomic window (Nitrospirales bacterium LBB_01):
TTAATTCTAAAACTTTCAATTACCTCATGCCGTCACTCTCAGGTGTTCTGTTGTTTCTTGCATTCCCAAAGCCTGAGCTGTCCTCGCTTGCATGGGCGGCTCTTTTGCCGCTGTTTTACTCTGTTACAGCCTCTAAAGACAAGCTTCAGGCCATATTTTCAGGACTTATAACGGGACTATTCTTTTTCTTTGGCACTCAGTACTGGATTTATCACTCACTTAACCATTTTGGAGGGATTCCGTTTATTTTAAGTTTGATTTTAGTATTTTTGCTTTGTCTGTATCAAAGTCTCTACATAGCGGTGTTTGCTATTATGTTCTGGCTTATCAAACAGAGATGGTCTTTAAAGCGTGCCTGTTACGGAGCACCTTTTATATGGGTCTGCCTTGAATACTTAAAAGGAATCATTATAACCGGCTTTCCATGGTCATTTCTTGGCTACTCCCAGTACAAATTCATTCATTTAATCCAAATATCCGACATTACCTCAGTTTATGGCGTTTCTTTTTTAATTGTGTTTTTTAACTCGGCTCTTTTTCTGACTTTTTTTGAAACTAATTCTAATTTGGTTAAAAAACTCAAACCGATTTTTATTGTCTCTCTGCTGTTAGTATTAACAGTCCTCTATGGAGTTAAAAGGCAGCCCTCGTTAATTTACACCGAAAAAGTCACAGTAGCCTTAGTGCAGGGAAATATTCCGCAGGAAATGAAGTTAAACAACGACAGCAGAGACAAAATTATCGGCATATATGAAACTCTGACTTTGGAAAAAACTCCGGTCGGTACCGACCTTGTCGTGTGGCCTGAGTCATCGCTGCCGTTTTATTTTATGAGCGAACCAACGCACACCGAGCACTTTATTAATTTTCAGAAGCGTTCAGGAAAAAATCTCCTCTTTGGCACAGATATCATTCGCGGCAAACAGGGAAATTCCTTAATTCTTACAAATAGCGCAGTTTTATTAGACAAGGATGGAAAAATTGTTTATGTTTATGATAAAATCCACATGGTACCGTTTGGGGAGTATGTACCGTTAAGGAAGTTGCTTTTTTTTGTGGATAAGCTTGTAGGCTCGGTGGGAGAGT
Coding sequences:
- the lnt gene encoding apolipoprotein N-acyltransferase, which gives rise to MIKKLNSKTFNYLMPSLSGVLLFLAFPKPELSSLAWAALLPLFYSVTASKDKLQAIFSGLITGLFFFFGTQYWIYHSLNHFGGIPFILSLILVFLLCLYQSLYIAVFAIMFWLIKQRWSLKRACYGAPFIWVCLEYLKGIIITGFPWSFLGYSQYKFIHLIQISDITSVYGVSFLIVFFNSALFLTFFETNSNLVKKLKPIFIVSLLLVLTVLYGVKRQPSLIYTEKVTVALVQGNIPQEMKLNNDSRDKIIGIYETLTLEKTPVGTDLVVWPESSLPFYFMSEPTHTEHFINFQKRSGKNLLFGTDIIRGKQGNSLILTNSAVLLDKDGKIVYVYDKIHMVPFGEYVPLRKLLFFVDKLVGSVGEFSPGTDYMLARVGFTDGRVAGVASFGTHICYEIIFPDLVRKFYRNGGDFIVTISNDAWFGNTSGPYQHLAMAVFRAVENGKYLIRATNTGISAIVGPNGRILQKTSLFERAVLTGDIYKSAGNMTFYTVFGDIFAYVCLIYSIILAALLVIKRR